The DNA region AGTTTTAACCTCAGAGGAAAATTATGACAACGATATTGGCGTTCATTTTTGTCGTGGGCATACTCGTGTTGATTCACGAGCTTGGCCACTTTCTCGCCGCGCGCTGGGCCGGCATCCGCGTCGAGCGTTTTTCCATCGGCCTGCCAAAACATATTTGGAAGAAAACCATCGGCGATACCGAATATTGCATTGGTATTGTACCGTTGGGCGGCTATGTAAAAATGGCCGGCATGATCGACGAGTCCATGGACGATAAGATCGAAGGCAAGCCCGACGAGTTCATGTCCAAACCGATTTGGAAGCGGGCGATCGTCATCGCCGCGGGCCCGGTCATGAACATTGTGCTGGCCATCGTGTTGTTTGCCGGAATCGCATTTTTTGCCGGCATTCCGGAATTGGTGCCGGAAATCCGCACCGTTCTCGAAAACTCTCCGGCGCAAAGCGTCGGCTTGCAGCCCGGTGACCGCATTCTCAACGTCGCGGGACACGAGATTAAGACGTGGCAGGAGCTTACCGCAATCATTCACGCCAATCCGGAAAAACCGTTGGCGATGGTGTGGGAACGCAGCGGCGAGCGCATGAGTGCGGAAGTCACACCCCGCCTCGATCCGGATACCAAGATCGGGTTGATCGGCATCAGTCCAAAAGAAATTCGGCGCGCGGTTGGATTTATTGAATCCTGGTCGATGGGCGCGAACATTTCCTGGCAGGTCACCTCGCAAATGGGCGTCATGCTCGGGCGGTTGCTGCGCGGCGAAGGCTCGCTCAAAAAAGAGCTGACCGGGCCGATTGGCATTGCCATGATTGCCGGCGAGGCGGCGCGCCAGGGACTGGAAAGCTTGTTCGAGCTGATGGCGCTGATCAGCATCAACCTTGCGTTGATGAATTTGCTGCCGATTCCGGTGTTGGATGGCGGGCATCTGGTCTTTCTCGGGCTGGAGGCCGTCATGCGCCGGCCTGTGTCCGTGCGCACGCGCATGGTGATGCACCAAGTTGTGATTGCGTTGTTATTGCTGTTGACGGTATTCATCACGTTTAATGACATTCAACGGATTGTGCAAAAAGTCTGGTAGGCCGGCAGGCGCAACGAATCACATCGGCATCTCATAAACGACGCGAAGGAGAGGCGAATGAGATTTGCAAAGCGGATGGCCCGTCTCGGCACGGAAACGGCGTTTGAAGTGCTGGCGCGCGCGCGTCAGCTTGAAGCACAGGGCAAACACATCATTCATCTCGAGATCGGCGAGCCGGATTTCGACACGCCGGAGTTCATTGTGGATGAAGCCATCAATGCCCTGCGCCGCGGCCGCACGCACTACTCGCCGGCGGCCGGCATTCGCGAATTGCGCCAAGTGATTGCCGAAGATGTTGCGCGCACACGCGGCGTGGCGGTGCATCCTGAAAATGTCGTGGTCACGCCGGGCGCCAAACCGATCATGTTTTTTGCGTTGCTTGCCCTCATCGATCCCGATGACGAAGTGATTTACCCTAATCCCGGCTTTCCCATTTATGAATCTGTTATTGAATTCTCCGGCGCGAAAGCCGTTGCTCTGCCGTTGAAAGAAGAAAAAGGTTTTCGTTTTGATATTGCCGACCTGGAAGCATTGATCACCGATCGCACGCGCCTGCTTGTGCTCAATTCGCCGGCCAACCCCACCGGCGGCGTAATGACGCATGACGATATCAAGGCCGTCGCAGAAATTGCCCGCAAAAGAAATTTACTGATTTTGAGTGATGAGATTTACAAAGACATACTTTATGACGGCAAGCATGCCAGCATCCTGTCCGAGCCCGGCATGCTCGAACGCACGATTTTGCTGGATGGTTTTTCGAAAACCTATGCCATGACCGGCTGGCGCCTGGGTTACGGCGTTATGCCGGAGCCGTTGGCGCAACATGTCGCGCGGTTGATGATCAACAGCAATAGTTGCACCTCAACGTTCACACAAGATGCCGGCATTGCGGCGCTGCAAGGCCCGCGCACCGAAGTGAAGGGGTTTATCGCGGAATTCCGCAAGCGCCGCGACTTGATGGTCGCCGGCTTGAACGAAATCAATGGCGTGAGTTGCATCACTCCCCACGGCGCTTTTTATTGCTTTCCCAATGTCAAAAAAGTGCCCATGCCGGGCAAGCAGCTTGCCGATCTGCTGCTCAATGAAGCAGGGGTTGCCGTGCTCTCCGGCACGGCATTCGGAAAATATGGCGACGGCTATTTGCGCCTGAGTTATGCGAATTCCGTGGAAAATATTCAAACCGGCCTGGAACGCATCGCGAAGACGATCGCCTCCCTGTGATGAACAAAGGCGCCAACGCGCCGGCAAATTTGACCAGAAAGAAGACCCGCATGTCAAGCAACTCCTCTGCAACTTCCCCGGTTAAAAAAACTGCTTTGCACGATGTGCATGCCGGCCTCGGCGCGAAGATGGTCGAGTTCGGCGGTTTCATGATGCCGGTGCAATATCGCGGCATCATCGACGAGCATAACAGCGTGCGCCAATCTGCCGGCGTGTTTGATGTTTCGCATATGGGCGAATTTGAATTCCGCGGCCCGGCAGCGCTGGAATTTTTGCAACGCATGACGATCAACGACGTTGCCAAGCTGGCGCCCGGTCAGGCGCAGTATTCCGCCATGTGTTACCCGGACGGCGGCATCGTTGATGATCTCATCATTTACCGTTTGGCCGACCGGTACATGGCCATCGTCAATGCCGCGAATTTGCAGAAGGACTGGCAATGGCTGCAGCAAGCGGCAACGCCCGAAGTTGGCATGCACGATGTCAGCGATCAAACGAGCTTGTTGGCAGTGCAGGGCCGCAACGCGCAAGCCACGCTGCAAAAACTCACGAAAACAAATTTGAGTGAAATCAAATATTATTGGTTTGCTTTGGGAGAAATTGCCGGCGTGCCGGCCGTGATCGCCCGCACCGGCTATACCGGCGAAGACGGCTTCGAAATCGCCTTCGAGGAAAAACAGTCGGTCAAAATTTGGGATGCTATTTTCGAAGCCGGCAAGCCCTTCAACATCGAACCGATTGGTTTGGGCGCGCGCGATACCCTGCGCCTAGAAATGAAATACTGCCTGTACGGCAATGACATCGATCAAACCACGAATCCGATCGAAGCCGGCCTGGGCTGGATCACAAAACTCGACAAAGGCGATTTTCTCGGCAAGCAAGCCATTGCTGCCGTGAAGGCGCAAGGCCCGCGCCGCAAGTTGATCGGCTTTGAATTGCCGGGCAAAAATATCGCGCGCCACGGTTATGCTCTGCTCAAAGACGGTAACGCGATTGGATCTGTGACAAGCGGCACGTTTTCGCCGAGCCTGCAAAAATCCATCGGCATGGGTTATGTCGCCAGTGACTTTAGCGCGATTGGCTCGGTGATTATGGTCGATATTCGTGGCCGGCAGATGGAGGCGCGTGTGGTCAAGACCCCGTTCTATCAAAGGCCTTATTAAGCATAATTGACCTGATTGAATCTTATTGTGAGACGGTGAACGAAGATGGCGGGAAAATCCGCAAAATTATCGCAGCGACAGCGTGAAGAGATTTTAGGCATCTTGCTGATGATGCTCGGCACGCTGGTATTGGTGAGCTTGATTTCATACGACTCCCGAGATGAATTTCAGGGTTTCGGGACGCGCGCCATTTACAATGCCATCGGACTCGCGGGCGTCGGCATATCAAAAGTGTTGATCCAGATCCTGTTTGGCTATCCCGCCATTTTGATTCCCTTTGTGATCATGGCGTGGGGATGGTTTTATTTTCGCGGCCACAAACGCGACAAGCTGTCCCGTATTACATTCTACGCGCTTTTTGCCGCGCTTTACCTCGCCGCCTGGCTGGGCCTGCCGCAGGCGATGAATCAAAGCAGTGAATTTGGTTATGCTTACTCCGGCGTGGTCGGCGGTTTCATCTCGCATTCTCTCCACGGGATCTTCGGCGCCATCGGCAGCGTGATCGTCATGCTTGCGATTGGCGCGGTTGCTTTGATGATAGCAACGCAGATGAGTTTGCACGAAGCCATCCTCAAAGCCATGCAGGGGGTTGGCCGTTTGCGTGAGTTTTTCTCGGGCGGTTGGTCGTCGCTGCGCCATTGGCGTCCGGCCTTGCCTGAATTTGGTGCGGAAGAGCCTTCGGCAAAATCATGGCGCACAGTCGAGCCGGATTTGGAGGAAGCGGCGGAAGAAGAGGTGCATGTCGTCGATGAGCCGATGGAGCCGCGCTGGAAAAAACTCGCGCGGTTGCGCACGCTGGAAGATTCCAACTCCTCCAGCGTGATTCCCGGCGCTGCCCGGCGTGAATTCACGGAACCGGGCCTGCCCGCGAATGCCGCGCCAATGAATTCCGCCTATGAAAAGATCGCGCCGGATGGCGCCCGTTCGCAAAAATCCGAGTCTTTCGCGGACTCGCCGCGCGCCGCGGAAACCGACAAGCCGCGCCCGCCCGGAAACTATGTTTTCCCCTCGCTCGAATTGCTCAGCGTGCCGCCGGTAGATCAGCAAAAAGTGCAGAGCCGCGACGAATTGTTGA from Cytophagia bacterium CHB2 includes:
- the rseP gene encoding RIP metalloprotease RseP, translated to MTTILAFIFVVGILVLIHELGHFLAARWAGIRVERFSIGLPKHIWKKTIGDTEYCIGIVPLGGYVKMAGMIDESMDDKIEGKPDEFMSKPIWKRAIVIAAGPVMNIVLAIVLFAGIAFFAGIPELVPEIRTVLENSPAQSVGLQPGDRILNVAGHEIKTWQELTAIIHANPEKPLAMVWERSGERMSAEVTPRLDPDTKIGLIGISPKEIRRAVGFIESWSMGANISWQVTSQMGVMLGRLLRGEGSLKKELTGPIGIAMIAGEAARQGLESLFELMALISINLALMNLLPIPVLDGGHLVFLGLEAVMRRPVSVRTRMVMHQVVIALLLLLTVFITFNDIQRIVQKVW
- a CDS encoding pyridoxal phosphate-dependent aminotransferase — its product is MRFAKRMARLGTETAFEVLARARQLEAQGKHIIHLEIGEPDFDTPEFIVDEAINALRRGRTHYSPAAGIRELRQVIAEDVARTRGVAVHPENVVVTPGAKPIMFFALLALIDPDDEVIYPNPGFPIYESVIEFSGAKAVALPLKEEKGFRFDIADLEALITDRTRLLVLNSPANPTGGVMTHDDIKAVAEIARKRNLLILSDEIYKDILYDGKHASILSEPGMLERTILLDGFSKTYAMTGWRLGYGVMPEPLAQHVARLMINSNSCTSTFTQDAGIAALQGPRTEVKGFIAEFRKRRDLMVAGLNEINGVSCITPHGAFYCFPNVKKVPMPGKQLADLLLNEAGVAVLSGTAFGKYGDGYLRLSYANSVENIQTGLERIAKTIASL
- the gcvT gene encoding glycine cleavage system aminomethyltransferase GcvT — its product is MSSNSSATSPVKKTALHDVHAGLGAKMVEFGGFMMPVQYRGIIDEHNSVRQSAGVFDVSHMGEFEFRGPAALEFLQRMTINDVAKLAPGQAQYSAMCYPDGGIVDDLIIYRLADRYMAIVNAANLQKDWQWLQQAATPEVGMHDVSDQTSLLAVQGRNAQATLQKLTKTNLSEIKYYWFALGEIAGVPAVIARTGYTGEDGFEIAFEEKQSVKIWDAIFEAGKPFNIEPIGLGARDTLRLEMKYCLYGNDIDQTTNPIEAGLGWITKLDKGDFLGKQAIAAVKAQGPRRKLIGFELPGKNIARHGYALLKDGNAIGSVTSGTFSPSLQKSIGMGYVASDFSAIGSVIMVDIRGRQMEARVVKTPFYQRPY